From the genome of Spinacia oleracea cultivar Varoflay chromosome 2, BTI_SOV_V1, whole genome shotgun sequence, one region includes:
- the LOC110804550 gene encoding auxin-responsive protein IAA27, with translation MSRVFEEHDYIGLSKVSSIEEQTSDKSKNSDISDKKNTKTLNFKATELRLGLPGSQSPENGVGDDDHFNYKNVGKFNNLVSGAKRGFSDAITGASNNWGLSENGGSDTTAMEENDDKKLQSSPPVSVQPSSAIASSKAQVVGWPPIRSFRKNSMAVINTPKINEDKDFKPEAGCLFVKVSMDGAPYLRKINLRTYGGYVELSSALEKMFSGFTVGEVDFSKGRLMDNLRHSEYVLTYEDKDGDWMLVGDVPWNMYMDSCRRMRIMKSSDAVGLASKSSEDSEE, from the exons ATGTCAAGGgtttttgaagaacatgattaCATAGGATTATCAAAGGTTTCTTCAATTGAAGAACAAACCTCTGACAAATCCAAAAACTCAGATATTTCTGACAAGAAGAACACCAAAACGCTCAATTTCAAAGCCACTGAATTAAGGCTTGGATTACCAGGCTCACAATCCCCTGAAAATGGTGTTGGTGATGATGATCATTTTAATTACAAAAATGTTGGTAAATTCAACAATTTAGTTTCGGGGGCTAAAAGGGGTTTTTCTGATGCCATTACTGGAGCTTCCAACAACTGGGGTTTGTCTGAAAATGGTGGATCTGACACTACTGCTATGGAGGAGAATGATGATAAAAAGTTGCAGAGTTCTCCCCCTGTTTCCGTGCAGCCTTCTTCTGCTATTGCTTCTTCAAA GGCGCAGGTTGTAGGATGGCCACCGATTAGATCATTCCGGAAGAACTCCATGGCCGTCATCAACACACCAAAAATCAATGAAGACAAAGATTTCAAGCCGGAAGCAGGGTGCCTTTTTGTAAAAGTGAGTATGGATGGCGCCCCTTATCTAAGGAAAATCAATCTCAGAACCTATGGAGGTTATGTTGAACTTTCCTCAGCCCTCGAAAAGATGTTTAGTGGCTTTACAGTGG GTGAAGTTGATTTTAGTAAGGGGAGATTAATGGATAATCTTCGCCATTCTGAATATGTTCTTACCTATGAAGACAAGGACGGTGACTGGATGCTCGTTGGTGACGTTCCATGGAA CATGTATATGGACTCCTGTAGAAGGATGAGGATCATGAAGAGTTCAGATGCAGTTGGGCTAG CATCTAAATCTAGTGAGGATTCTGAGGAATGA